GGAGGTTTTCCAGGCGGCCGTCCGGGAGGCAGTACATACTGCGGCGCAGGGCTACATTGTCACCATCGGTATCCAACCGACCCATGCGTCCACCGGATTCGGCTACATCCGGGCAGGCGAGCAGCTGCAGGTCGCCGGCGCTCCCACCGCCCGCTCCGTGGTCGAGTTCGTGGAGAAGCCCTCGGCGGATGTCGCACAGACCTATCTGGACAGCGGCAGCTACAGCTGGAACGCCGGTATGTTCGTTGCGCCGGTGGATCTTATGCTCAAGCACCTCGAAGCCAACGAACCGGTGCTCTACTCCGGCCTGATGGAAATAGCGGAGGCCTGGGACACCACCCGGCGCCGGGAAGTGGTCCGCCGGATCTGGCCCACCCTGCCCAAGATCGCCATTGACTATGCGGTGGCGGAACCGGCAGCGGCGGCTGGGGACGTAGCGATGATCCCGGGAGCCTTCAGCTGGGACGACGTGGGTGACTTTGCCGCGATCGGCCGCCTGAATCCGGCTGCGGAGAACAGCGAACTGACAGTGATGGGCGAGGGTGCCCGGGTCTACTCCGAGAATGCCTCCGGAATCGTCGTCTCCGACACCAAGCGCGTGATCGCACTGATTGGCATCGAGGACGTCGTTATCGTCGACACCCCGGACGCCCTGCTCGTGACCACCAAGGAACACGCGCAGGAAGTCAAGAAGGCAGTGGAGCATCTGAAAGCCAGCGGCGACACGGACGTCCTCTAGCCTCCGCAAGTCCCGTCACGGGGAGTCGTTTCCCAGGCTGCACATTCCCGTTTTAGTCCTGAAATTGGCTAACCTTGAGGTTGTGCAGACTATTCCAGTGAGCAATTCGCCCATCCCCTCAATACGGGGGAGCGTGGCGCCGCTTCTGGGTGGATTGATTGCGTTCCGGCGCGACCTGCATGCGCACCCAGAACTCTCGCACAAGGAATTCCGTACCACCGACCGCATTGTCGAGGCACTCGAGCACGCGGGACTGGCGCCCAAGCGGCTGGAGAACACCGGCGTCGTGGTGGACATCGGCGACGGCCCCATCCGTCTCGCCGTGCGTGCGGACATCGACGCCCTTCCTGTCCTGGAGGAGACCGGCCTTCCGTATTCTTCGGAGCACACCGGCATAGCCCATGCCTGCGGCCACGATATCCACACCACGGTGATGCTGGGCGTAGCCATGGTGCTCGCAAAGCTCGACGCCGCTGGCGGCCTGGGCGGGCGCGTGCGGGTGATTTTCCAACCGGCTGAAGAAGTAATGCCGGGAGGCGCGCTCTCGGTGATCGAACAGGGCGCCCTCGACGGCGTCCCGCGTGTGCTGGCGCTGCACTGCGACCCCCGGGTGGATGTGGGCCAGGTGGGTACACGCATTGGAGCCATCACCTCCGCCTCGGACACCATCCGGATAGAACTCAGCGGCCGCGGCGGGCACACGTCCAGGCCGCACCTGACCGAAGACCTGGTGTTCGCACTGGCCGAGATCGCCGTCAGCGTCCCGGCAGTGCTCTCCCGCCGGATCGACGTGCGCAGCGGCGTCTCGGTGGTCTGGGGACAGATGCATGCGGGGTCGGCTCCGAATGCCATTCCTGGGCATGGATTCATGGCCGGCACCATGCGGTGCCTCGACGCCGAAGCCTGGCATGCCGCCGGCGAGCTGCTGGACACAGTGGTCCGGGAAATCGCCGCGCCGTTTGGCGTTGACGTGCACCTTGAGCACACCCGCGGTGTTCCGCCGGTCATCAATGCCGACGCGGAGATCAGCCTGATCGAAGCGGCAGCCCGCGCGGAACTGGGGGAAGACGCCGTCGTGCTGGCCCCGCAGTCCATGGGCGGGGAGGACTTTGCCTGGATGACGCAGGCAGTGCCCGGGGCACTGATGCGGCTGGGAACGCGTTCACCGGGCGGAGAAACCTTCGACCTGCACCGGGGCGACTACAACCCTGACGAACAGG
This window of the Arthrobacter sp. zg-Y919 genome carries:
- a CDS encoding mannose-1-phosphate guanylyltransferase translates to MSNEKPQAHLPSAALDRFYGVIPAGGVGTRLWPLSRAAAPKFLHDLTGSGSTLIRATYERLSPLSGDRVMVVTGAVHRQAVRQQLPEISNKNLVLELEPKDSAAAIGLAAAILYKRDPQIIMGSFAADQVIAPVEVFQAAVREAVHTAAQGYIVTIGIQPTHASTGFGYIRAGEQLQVAGAPTARSVVEFVEKPSADVAQTYLDSGSYSWNAGMFVAPVDLMLKHLEANEPVLYSGLMEIAEAWDTTRRREVVRRIWPTLPKIAIDYAVAEPAAAAGDVAMIPGAFSWDDVGDFAAIGRLNPAAENSELTVMGEGARVYSENASGIVVSDTKRVIALIGIEDVVIVDTPDALLVTTKEHAQEVKKAVEHLKASGDTDVL
- a CDS encoding amidohydrolase; translated protein: MSNSPIPSIRGSVAPLLGGLIAFRRDLHAHPELSHKEFRTTDRIVEALEHAGLAPKRLENTGVVVDIGDGPIRLAVRADIDALPVLEETGLPYSSEHTGIAHACGHDIHTTVMLGVAMVLAKLDAAGGLGGRVRVIFQPAEEVMPGGALSVIEQGALDGVPRVLALHCDPRVDVGQVGTRIGAITSASDTIRIELSGRGGHTSRPHLTEDLVFALAEIAVSVPAVLSRRIDVRSGVSVVWGQMHAGSAPNAIPGHGFMAGTMRCLDAEAWHAAGELLDTVVREIAAPFGVDVHLEHTRGVPPVINADAEISLIEAAARAELGEDAVVLAPQSMGGEDFAWMTQAVPGALMRLGTRSPGGETFDLHRGDYNPDEQAISCGVSVMAAAALRAAKGLRH